The following coding sequences lie in one Burkholderia cepacia genomic window:
- a CDS encoding helix-turn-helix transcriptional regulator: MKASRLLSIMMMLQARGRMTAPALAEALEVSERTILRDIDQLSTAGVPIWGDRGRNGGFQLRDGWNTDLTGLTEQEAHALILAGLPGPASELGLDGMATSARLKMIASLPPASRERADRVASRLHIDTVDWYRAQETPEFLREAADAVWGAYRIDVTYQSWRGLSRRALEPLGLVLKGGAWYLIAKVVGNPGALTFRLTNIRELNATRRRFKRPARFDLATHWRDAMSRYEADLHRLTAHIAVSPRGETWLANARIKTSPVSEASRSTDVPPGWNAFLMPIESIEHGARRLLGFGAHVKILGPQALKDQFIDELSQVAALYRSGGD; the protein is encoded by the coding sequence GATCATGATGATGCTGCAGGCGCGCGGCCGGATGACCGCGCCTGCGCTGGCCGAAGCGCTGGAAGTGTCCGAGCGCACGATCCTGCGCGATATCGACCAGCTCTCCACGGCCGGCGTGCCGATCTGGGGCGATCGCGGCCGCAACGGCGGATTTCAGCTGCGTGACGGCTGGAACACCGATCTCACCGGGCTCACCGAACAGGAAGCGCATGCACTGATCCTGGCGGGTTTGCCCGGGCCGGCGAGCGAACTGGGGCTCGACGGCATGGCGACTTCCGCCCGGCTGAAGATGATCGCCAGCCTGCCGCCGGCCTCGCGCGAGCGGGCCGATCGCGTCGCCAGCCGGTTGCACATCGATACCGTGGACTGGTACCGCGCGCAGGAAACGCCCGAGTTCCTGCGTGAAGCCGCCGACGCGGTGTGGGGTGCGTACCGGATCGACGTCACGTACCAGAGCTGGCGCGGCTTGTCCCGCCGCGCGCTCGAACCGCTCGGCCTCGTGCTCAAGGGCGGTGCCTGGTACCTGATTGCGAAGGTGGTCGGCAATCCCGGCGCGCTCACCTTCCGGCTCACGAACATCCGCGAACTCAACGCGACGCGCCGCCGTTTCAAGCGCCCCGCGCGATTCGATCTGGCCACGCACTGGCGTGACGCGATGAGCCGGTACGAAGCCGATCTCCACCGGCTGACCGCCCATATCGCCGTATCGCCGCGCGGCGAAACGTGGCTGGCCAATGCGCGGATCAAGACCTCCCCGGTTTCCGAAGCGTCACGCAGCACGGACGTACCGCCGGGATGGAACGCATTCCTGATGCCGATCGAATCGATCGAGCACGGCGCGCGCAGGCTGCTGGGTTTCGGCGCGCACGTAAAAATCCTCGGGCCGCAGGCGCTCAAGGACCAGTTCATCGACGAGTTGTCGCAAGTGGCAGCGCTTTATCGATCCGGCGGCGATTGA